In one window of Janthinobacterium sp. 1_2014MBL_MicDiv DNA:
- a CDS encoding sensor histidine kinase, giving the protein MQILLAIFLFFAALHPLAGWAAPAPLVLPAGAQKVTASGHLRMLADPGGKLDPDAALHAAGWRALPAAVSAGYTDDAIWLRLDVVRAAASPDEWVLRFSNAVLDDVRLYRLDGEGRWALQTAGADVPRAAWPVDARQVVFPLRLRAGADEQWLVRLHSKKAMSTELTLWPRAAFDESSRREYLYYGLQFGSYLLLILFHIFFWRMTREAHSGWYLLYVLSNATTEALTIAIPQQIFSMPNWLSDPMLGVSMAASIAVGTRFSILQLELSALYPRFSRGVMGATAAAALTGALLVLCGRYAAGVLVVQGAALPLIAVFIALATWLALRGHRPARAFLLIFGIFYAGVLVSFLRNMGVLPPNFWTNHAATLGAFVHMMLMSLRLNRRYAELRRAKDLAQAQAVRAVRALNERLEEQVALRTAALRQEIGRRAALEGELRAALEVETRTREEQQDFVAMVSHEFHTPLAIINTTAQQIARNPGAVWDKTLQRCQNLREASGRMAALVDEYLSADRMETSAATFRPQHCDPRVLLETVLAEWPAGRVEASMRDLPARLQCDPGLLRVALRNLLSNADRHAPQAQAIRFDAAMPADGGIQFTVSNDGDALPVDEIPRLFQKYFRGRIAQHKPGAGLGLYLVRRIAELHGGQVTLERTGSDGIVSFSMRLPA; this is encoded by the coding sequence ATGCAAATCCTGCTCGCCATCTTCCTGTTTTTCGCCGCCCTCCACCCCCTTGCCGGATGGGCCGCGCCTGCGCCTCTGGTGCTGCCGGCCGGCGCGCAAAAGGTGACGGCCAGCGGCCACCTGCGCATGCTGGCTGACCCCGGCGGCAAGCTGGATCCCGATGCGGCCCTGCATGCGGCTGGCTGGCGGGCCTTGCCTGCCGCCGTCAGCGCCGGCTACACGGACGACGCCATCTGGCTGCGCCTGGACGTGGTGCGCGCGGCGGCATCGCCCGATGAATGGGTGTTGCGTTTTAGCAACGCCGTGCTCGACGATGTGCGCCTGTACCGGCTCGACGGCGAGGGGCGCTGGGCGCTGCAAACGGCGGGCGCGGACGTGCCGCGCGCCGCCTGGCCCGTCGATGCGCGCCAGGTCGTGTTTCCCTTGCGCCTGCGGGCGGGCGCGGACGAACAATGGCTGGTGCGCCTGCACAGCAAGAAAGCCATGTCGACGGAGCTGACCCTGTGGCCGCGCGCGGCCTTCGATGAGTCGTCGCGCCGCGAATACCTGTATTACGGCTTGCAGTTCGGCAGCTATCTGTTGCTGATCCTGTTTCACATCTTCTTCTGGCGCATGACGCGGGAAGCCCACAGTGGCTGGTATTTGCTGTATGTGTTGAGCAATGCCACCACGGAAGCGCTGACGATCGCCATTCCGCAGCAGATCTTCAGCATGCCGAACTGGCTTTCCGATCCCATGCTGGGCGTGTCGATGGCGGCGTCCATCGCCGTCGGTACCCGTTTCTCCATCTTGCAGCTGGAGTTGTCCGCCCTGTATCCGCGCTTCAGCCGCGGCGTGATGGGCGCCACGGCCGCCGCCGCCCTGACCGGGGCCCTGCTGGTGCTGTGCGGCCGCTACGCCGCCGGCGTGCTGGTGGTGCAGGGCGCGGCGCTGCCGCTGATCGCTGTCTTCATCGCGCTGGCCACCTGGCTGGCCTTGCGCGGCCACCGCCCGGCGCGCGCCTTCCTGCTGATATTCGGCATTTTTTACGCGGGCGTGCTGGTCAGCTTCCTGCGCAATATGGGCGTGCTGCCGCCCAATTTCTGGACCAACCACGCCGCTACCCTGGGGGCGTTCGTGCACATGATGCTGATGAGCTTGCGCTTGAACCGGCGCTACGCGGAACTGCGCCGCGCCAAGGACCTGGCGCAGGCACAGGCCGTGCGGGCCGTGCGGGCGCTCAACGAGCGGCTGGAAGAACAGGTGGCGCTGCGCACGGCCGCCCTGCGGCAGGAAATCGGCCGGCGCGCCGCGCTCGAAGGCGAGTTGCGCGCGGCGCTAGAGGTGGAAACGCGCACCCGCGAAGAGCAGCAGGATTTCGTGGCCATGGTATCGCATGAATTCCACACGCCTTTGGCCATCATCAATACGACGGCGCAGCAAATTGCCCGCAATCCTGGCGCCGTGTGGGACAAGACGCTGCAGCGCTGCCAGAACCTGCGCGAGGCCAGCGGCCGCATGGCCGCCCTCGTCGATGAATACCTGAGCGCCGACCGCATGGAAACGAGCGCGGCCACTTTCCGTCCCCAGCACTGCGATCCACGCGTGCTGCTCGAGACCGTGCTGGCCGAATGGCCGGCCGGCAGGGTGGAGGCCAGCATGCGGGACTTGCCGGCGCGCCTGCAATGCGATCCCGGCCTGCTGCGCGTGGCGCTGCGCAACCTGCTCAGCAATGCTGACCGGCACGCGCCGCAGGCGCAAGCCATACGCTTCGACGCGGCCATGCCCGCCGATGGCGGCATCCAGTTTACCGTCAGCAATGATGGCGACGCGCTGCCCGTCGATGAAATCCCCCGCCTGTTCCAGAAATACTTCCGTGGCCGCATCGCCCAGCACAAGCCGGGCGCCGGGCTGGGCCTGTACCTGGTGCGGCGCATCGCCGAACTGCACGGCGGCCAGGTGACGCTGGAGCGCACGGGCAGCGACGGCATCGTCAGCTTTTCCATGCGCCTGCCAGCCTAG
- a CDS encoding response regulator transcription factor — protein MLNLILLEDEAVLRQELAEFLGDCGYRVSTVADLAGFHACYQTVRHHIAVIDLGLPDGDGMELVRTLRAQDPQLGILVFTARGTTPDKIKGLSGGADYYLPKSTDLDELAATLLALQRRLGEPSAPATWILELGPRRLLPPGCSAIALSQQDATVLRVLMAEPERIVSRQQIVQSLGEDYLDYDQRRLDTQIRRLRRKTEQATGLPLPINTARNAGYRFFADAAVRP, from the coding sequence ATGTTGAACCTTATTCTGCTTGAAGACGAAGCCGTGCTGCGCCAGGAACTGGCCGAGTTTCTCGGCGACTGCGGCTACCGCGTGAGCACCGTCGCCGACCTGGCCGGCTTTCATGCCTGCTACCAGACCGTGCGGCACCACATCGCCGTCATCGACCTGGGCCTGCCCGATGGCGATGGCATGGAACTGGTCAGAACCCTGCGCGCGCAAGACCCACAGCTTGGCATCCTCGTGTTTACGGCGCGCGGCACCACGCCGGACAAGATCAAGGGATTGAGCGGCGGCGCCGATTACTACCTGCCCAAGAGCACGGACCTCGACGAACTGGCCGCCACCCTGCTTGCCTTGCAGCGGCGCCTGGGCGAGCCGTCGGCGCCGGCCACCTGGATACTCGAACTGGGGCCGCGCCGGCTGTTGCCGCCAGGTTGCAGCGCCATTGCGCTATCACAACAAGATGCCACCGTGCTGCGGGTACTGATGGCCGAGCCGGAACGCATCGTCAGCCGCCAGCAAATCGTGCAGTCGCTGGGCGAGGATTACCTCGATTACGACCAGCGCCGCCTCGATACGCAAATCCGCCGCCTGCGCCGCAAGACGGAGCAAGCCACGGGACTGCCCTTGCCCATCAACACGGCGCGCAATGCGGGCTACCGCTTCTTCGCCGACGCGGCGGTCCGGCCCTGA
- a CDS encoding sulfite exporter TauE/SafE family protein codes for MDADFLFSLPVLALLGVVAAGTYFQTVTGFGLGMIVMGVASGLGLAPVPALAALVSLLSLANCLVALPGALHHLDWRAIRAASIGLLPAMAAGVLLLGYLDQAYAPLLKLLLGAAIVYGGVSILLQAPPGPGAADRRSFFISGVCGGLFSGLFSLAGPPLVYQFYRQEMSLTTIRYSLIFLFAISAGGRSLMAGSQGQLDAKVLLLCMLALPVGVLATMAGKRYPPPIAQRGMRRIAFAVLTLIGISLMAAAVPQLLA; via the coding sequence GTGGACGCTGACTTTCTGTTCAGCTTGCCCGTACTGGCGCTGCTGGGCGTGGTGGCGGCGGGCACGTATTTCCAGACCGTGACGGGGTTCGGACTGGGCATGATCGTCATGGGCGTGGCCAGCGGACTGGGCCTGGCGCCCGTACCCGCGCTGGCGGCCCTCGTCAGCCTGCTGTCGCTGGCCAATTGCCTGGTGGCCTTGCCGGGCGCCTTGCACCACCTGGACTGGCGCGCCATCCGCGCGGCCAGCATCGGCTTGCTGCCGGCCATGGCGGCCGGCGTCCTGCTACTGGGCTATCTGGACCAGGCCTATGCGCCCTTGCTGAAGCTGCTGCTGGGCGCGGCCATCGTGTATGGCGGCGTCAGCATCTTGCTGCAGGCGCCGCCGGGACCCGGTGCGGCCGACAGGCGCAGTTTCTTCATCAGCGGCGTGTGCGGCGGCCTGTTCTCGGGCCTGTTTTCGCTGGCGGGGCCGCCGCTCGTGTATCAGTTCTATCGCCAGGAAATGAGCCTGACCACCATCCGCTACAGCCTGATCTTCCTGTTCGCCATCAGCGCGGGCGGGCGCTCGCTGATGGCGGGCAGCCAGGGCCAGCTCGACGCGAAGGTCTTGCTGCTGTGCATGCTGGCCCTGCCCGTGGGCGTGCTGGCCACGATGGCCGGCAAGCGCTACCCGCCGCCGATCGCCCAGCGCGGCATGCGCCGCATCGCGTTTGCCGTGCTGACCTTGATCGGCATTTCGCTGATGGCGGCGGCCGTGCCACAGTTGCTGGCCTAG
- the pta gene encoding phosphate acetyltransferase, with product MKALHRIIAQARAVPKNIVLCEGDDVRVLQAAARAAAEGLAHITIVGKPAAILALAREHGLDLDAVRLVDPAASSEAEHYAQQLFVLRQAKGMTVAQARIAVQDPLCYANLMVRLGDADGCVAGAVHTTADVVRSAIQIIGVDPAFKLVSSFFLMMLCEPFHSLKGGFIFSDCALVVDPKAEELADIAMAAADSAQALLMEEPRVAMLSFSTSGSAHHAAVDKVHAATDRVKAQRPLLAIDGDVQLDAAIVAEISQRKVKDSVVNGRANVLVFPNLDAGNIGYKLAERMGGAVAIGPLLQGLNKPANDLSRGCCADDVYNVIAVTAVQAQGGR from the coding sequence ATGAAAGCCCTGCACCGCATCATCGCCCAGGCCCGCGCCGTGCCGAAAAACATCGTCTTGTGCGAGGGCGATGATGTGCGCGTGCTGCAGGCGGCCGCGCGCGCCGCTGCCGAAGGCCTGGCGCACATCACCATCGTCGGCAAGCCGGCCGCCATCCTGGCGCTGGCGCGCGAACACGGACTGGACCTGGACGCCGTGCGCCTGGTCGATCCGGCCGCCTCGAGCGAGGCGGAGCATTATGCCCAGCAATTGTTTGTGCTGCGTCAAGCCAAGGGCATGACGGTGGCGCAGGCGCGCATCGCCGTGCAGGACCCCCTGTGCTACGCCAACCTGATGGTGCGCCTGGGCGACGCCGACGGCTGCGTGGCAGGGGCCGTGCACACGACGGCCGACGTGGTGCGCAGCGCCATCCAGATCATCGGCGTCGACCCGGCCTTCAAGCTGGTCTCCAGCTTTTTCCTGATGATGCTGTGCGAACCGTTCCACAGCCTGAAGGGCGGCTTCATCTTTTCCGACTGCGCCCTCGTCGTCGATCCGAAGGCGGAAGAGCTGGCCGACATCGCCATGGCCGCCGCCGACAGCGCGCAAGCGTTGCTGATGGAAGAGCCGCGGGTCGCCATGCTGTCGTTTTCCACCAGCGGCAGCGCCCACCACGCGGCCGTCGACAAGGTGCATGCGGCCACGGACCGGGTCAAGGCCCAGCGTCCGCTGCTGGCCATCGATGGCGACGTGCAGCTCGACGCGGCCATCGTGGCCGAGATTTCGCAGCGCAAGGTCAAGGATTCCGTCGTCAATGGCCGCGCCAACGTGCTGGTGTTCCCGAACCTGGACGCGGGCAATATCGGCTACAAGCTGGCCGAGCGCATGGGCGGCGCCGTCGCCATCGGACCCCTGCTGCAAGGCTTGAACAAGCCGGCCAACGACCTGTCGCGCGGCTGCTGCGCCGACGATGTCTACAACGTCATTGCGGTGACGGCCGTGCAGGCCCAGGGTGGACGCTGA
- the xsc gene encoding sulfoacetaldehyde acetyltransferase, whose protein sequence is MTDLSDQKAAAAAIPVGPQKMTPSEAFVETLAANGVTDMFGIMGSAFMDPMDIFAPAGIRLIPVVHEQGAGHMADGYARVSGRHGVVIGQNGPGISNCVTAIAAAYWAHTPVVIITPETGTMSMGLGGFQEANQLPMFEEFTKYQGHVTNPARMAEFTGRCFDRAMSEMGPTQLNIPRDYFYGEIKAEIPKPNRLDRGAGGEQSLNDAAELLAQAKFPVIISGGGVVMGDAIEECKALAERLGAPVVNSYLHNDSFPASHPLWCGPLGYQGSKAAMKLIAQADVVVALGSRLGPFGTLPQHGMDYWPKNAKIIQIDADNKMLGLVKKISVGICGDAKAAAKAILARLDGKTLDCDATREERYATVQAEKAAWEEELTNWTHEKDAYSLDMIEEQKKEPGNYLHPRQVLRELEKAMPEDVMVSTDIGNINSVANSYLRFEKPRSFFAAMSFGNCGYAFPTIIGAKVAAPHRPAVSYAGDGAWGMSLMETMTCVRHNIPVTAVVFHNRQWGAEKKNQVDFYNRRFVAGELDNQSFAEIARAMGAEGITVDKLEDVGPALKKAIDMQMNEGKTTIIEIMCTRELGDPFRRDALSKPIRHLDKYKDYV, encoded by the coding sequence ATGACCGATTTGTCCGACCAAAAAGCCGCCGCCGCTGCCATTCCAGTGGGCCCGCAAAAGATGACGCCGTCCGAAGCGTTCGTGGAAACCCTGGCCGCCAATGGCGTGACCGACATGTTCGGCATCATGGGCTCGGCCTTCATGGACCCGATGGATATCTTCGCGCCGGCCGGCATCCGCTTGATCCCCGTCGTGCACGAGCAGGGCGCCGGCCACATGGCCGACGGCTATGCCCGCGTCTCGGGCCGCCATGGCGTGGTCATCGGCCAGAACGGCCCCGGCATCAGCAATTGCGTCACGGCCATCGCCGCCGCCTACTGGGCGCACACGCCGGTCGTGATCATCACGCCGGAAACGGGCACGATGAGCATGGGCCTGGGCGGCTTCCAGGAAGCGAACCAACTGCCGATGTTCGAGGAATTCACCAAATACCAGGGCCACGTGACGAATCCGGCCCGCATGGCCGAATTCACGGGCCGCTGCTTCGACCGCGCCATGTCGGAAATGGGCCCGACGCAACTGAATATCCCGCGCGACTATTTCTATGGCGAAATCAAGGCCGAGATCCCGAAACCGAACCGCCTCGACCGCGGCGCCGGCGGCGAGCAAAGCCTGAACGATGCGGCCGAACTGCTGGCGCAAGCCAAGTTCCCCGTGATCATCTCGGGCGGCGGCGTCGTCATGGGCGACGCCATCGAGGAGTGCAAGGCCCTGGCCGAGCGCCTCGGCGCGCCGGTGGTCAACAGCTACCTGCATAACGACTCGTTCCCCGCCAGCCATCCGCTGTGGTGCGGCCCGCTGGGCTACCAGGGTTCCAAGGCGGCGATGAAACTGATCGCCCAGGCCGACGTCGTCGTGGCCTTGGGTTCGCGCCTGGGCCCGTTCGGCACCCTGCCGCAGCACGGCATGGATTACTGGCCGAAAAACGCCAAGATCATCCAGATCGACGCCGACAACAAGATGCTGGGCCTGGTCAAGAAAATTTCGGTGGGCATCTGCGGCGACGCCAAGGCGGCCGCCAAGGCCATCCTGGCCCGCCTGGACGGCAAGACCCTCGATTGCGACGCCACGCGCGAAGAACGCTATGCCACCGTGCAGGCGGAGAAGGCGGCGTGGGAAGAGGAATTGACGAACTGGACGCATGAAAAGGATGCGTACAGCCTGGACATGATCGAAGAGCAGAAGAAAGAGCCGGGCAACTACCTGCACCCGCGCCAGGTCTTGCGCGAGCTGGAAAAAGCCATGCCGGAAGACGTGATGGTGTCGACCGACATCGGCAACATCAACTCGGTGGCGAACAGCTATCTGCGCTTTGAAAAGCCGCGCAGCTTCTTTGCGGCGATGAGCTTTGGCAACTGCGGTTATGCCTTCCCGACCATCATCGGCGCCAAGGTGGCCGCGCCGCACCGTCCGGCCGTGTCGTATGCGGGCGACGGCGCCTGGGGCATGAGCCTGATGGAAACGATGACCTGCGTGCGCCACAACATTCCCGTGACGGCCGTGGTGTTCCACAACCGCCAGTGGGGCGCGGAAAAGAAAAACCAGGTGGATTTCTACAACCGCCGCTTCGTCGCCGGCGAGCTCGACAACCAGAGCTTCGCGGAAATCGCGCGCGCCATGGGCGCCGAAGGCATCACGGTCGACAAGCTGGAAGACGTGGGTCCGGCGCTGAAGAAGGCGATCGACATGCAGATGAATGAAGGCAAGACGACCATCATCGAAATCATGTGCACGCGCGAGCTGGGCGACCCGTTCCGCCGCGATGCGCTGAGCAAACCGATCCGTCACCTGGACAAGTATAAAGACTACGTGTAA
- a CDS encoding porin, with translation MKHTFVAAAVLATLFAGGASAQSSVTVYGLLDAGLTSEHGGAEGSVTKLATGVQSGSRIGFKGTEDLGNNLKANFLLENGLDLDTGAYRQGALFGRKAYVGLSGDFGAVNIGLQHNPLFTALDNIDPFETGMTGASINLMSVATLRTKNAIMYETPKVNGLSAAIMYGLGEKPDSNTLGRTIDFSIDYANGPLVLTLAHDNRKDTPLNTAKVTLLGGTYDFGAAKLHAAYETDKDDAGTDFRNYMLGASAPVGAAGSVMASYIRKDDRTNARRGGRQLAIGYTYALSKRTNLYTSYGRINNDGAGTNFVGDASSGGSVPLPGHNSSAFTAGMRLKF, from the coding sequence ATGAAACACACATTCGTAGCGGCGGCCGTCCTGGCCACACTCTTCGCCGGCGGCGCCAGCGCGCAATCGTCGGTCACCGTGTACGGCTTGCTCGACGCGGGCCTGACCTCCGAGCATGGCGGCGCGGAAGGCTCCGTCACCAAGCTGGCCACCGGCGTGCAGTCAGGCAGCCGCATCGGCTTCAAGGGCACGGAAGACCTGGGCAACAATTTGAAAGCTAACTTCTTGCTGGAAAATGGTCTCGACCTCGACACGGGCGCCTACCGCCAGGGCGCCTTGTTCGGGCGCAAGGCCTACGTGGGCCTGTCGGGCGATTTCGGCGCCGTGAATATCGGCTTGCAGCACAATCCGCTGTTCACCGCGCTGGACAATATCGACCCGTTCGAGACGGGCATGACGGGCGCCTCGATCAACCTGATGAGCGTGGCCACCCTGCGCACGAAAAATGCCATCATGTACGAGACGCCGAAGGTGAACGGCCTGTCGGCCGCCATCATGTACGGCCTCGGCGAAAAGCCGGACAGCAATACCCTGGGCCGCACCATCGACTTTTCCATCGATTATGCCAACGGCCCGCTGGTGCTGACGCTGGCGCACGACAACCGCAAGGACACGCCGCTGAACACGGCAAAAGTCACCTTGCTGGGCGGCACCTACGATTTCGGTGCCGCCAAGCTGCACGCCGCGTATGAGACGGACAAGGACGATGCGGGCACGGATTTCCGCAACTACATGCTGGGCGCGTCGGCGCCCGTGGGCGCGGCGGGCAGCGTGATGGCGTCCTACATCCGCAAGGATGACCGTACGAACGCGCGCCGCGGCGGGCGCCAGCTGGCCATCGGCTATACCTATGCCTTGTCCAAGCGCACGAATCTGTACACCTCGTACGGCCGCATCAACAACGATGGCGCCGGCACCAACTTTGTCGGCGATGCTTCCAGCGGCGGCAGCGTGCCCTTGCCTGGGCATAACTCGAGCGCCTTCACGGCCGGCATGCGCCTGAAGTTCTAA
- a CDS encoding thiazole synthase, with amino-acid sequence MRDDAIPGLAPGGLTLAGTTYQSRLLVGTGKYRDFEETRLAIEESGAEIVTVTIRRVNIGQEKGEPNLLDFIPPSKYTILPNTGGCYNARDAVYTLQLARELLGGHPLCKLEVLGDDKTLFPNMPETLKAAEQLVKDGFQVMVYCSDDPIQARMLEEIGCIAVMPLASLIGSGMGILNPWNLSLIIEQATVPVLVDAGVGTASDAAIAMELGCDGILMNTAIAAAREPIRMARAMKLAVQGGREAYLAGRMPRRAGAMSASPSSPMAGLIA; translated from the coding sequence ATGAGAGACGACGCCATCCCCGGGCTAGCACCGGGCGGCCTGACCCTGGCCGGCACCACCTACCAGTCGCGCCTGCTGGTCGGCACGGGCAAGTACAGGGATTTCGAGGAAACGCGCCTGGCCATCGAAGAGAGTGGCGCCGAGATCGTCACGGTGACGATACGCCGCGTGAATATCGGCCAGGAAAAGGGCGAGCCCAACCTGCTTGATTTTATTCCGCCGTCGAAATACACGATTTTGCCCAACACGGGCGGCTGCTACAACGCGCGCGACGCCGTCTACACGCTGCAGCTGGCGCGCGAGCTGCTGGGCGGCCACCCGCTGTGCAAGCTGGAAGTGCTCGGCGATGACAAGACCCTGTTCCCGAACATGCCGGAAACCTTGAAGGCGGCCGAGCAGCTGGTCAAGGATGGCTTCCAGGTGATGGTGTATTGCAGCGACGACCCCATCCAGGCGCGCATGCTGGAAGAGATCGGCTGCATCGCCGTCATGCCGCTGGCGTCATTGATCGGTTCGGGCATGGGCATTCTGAATCCGTGGAATCTGTCGCTGATCATCGAGCAAGCCACGGTGCCCGTGCTGGTCGACGCCGGCGTCGGCACGGCGTCGGATGCGGCCATCGCCATGGAACTCGGCTGCGACGGCATCCTGATGAATACCGCCATCGCGGCGGCGCGCGAACCGATACGCATGGCGCGCGCCATGAAACTGGCAGTGCAGGGCGGACGCGAGGCCTACCTGGCCGGGCGCATGCCGCGGAGGGCCGGCGCCATGAGCGCCTCGCCTTCGTCGCCGATGGCCGGGCTGATCGCCTGA
- a CDS encoding D-amino acid dehydrogenase, with the protein MKILVLGAGVIGTATAWYLRQAGHDVRVLERQAGAAQETSFGNGGQISVSHAEPWANPATLRKVVRWLGKDDAPLLFRPRLDALQWQWALHYLRECLPSRVSRNMRQIVAMAEYSRQSLQALRRETGIEYDHLERGILHFYTDEQEFDKSQAGAALLRELGCPRNTLSADDVVRIEPALAHARGQIVGGDFTASDESGDVHLFTTALAARAAAAGVDFRYGTTVTRLLADGERIAGVECIDAHGRHGLEHADAVVVAMGSFSAPLLQPLGIRLMLYPGKGYSATYPILDPAAAPTVSLTDDGHKLVFSRLGERLRVAGTCELNGYTRDLNPVRCAAITRRVQALFPHACDYSDPVYWAGLRPLTPSNVPYIGATRYRQLFLNTGHGTLGWTMGCGAGRALADLVSGRRPDVDFAFCGVPLAQGAAFIQLRRAAR; encoded by the coding sequence ATGAAGATCCTAGTCCTCGGCGCCGGCGTGATCGGCACGGCCACGGCCTGGTACTTGCGCCAGGCGGGCCACGATGTGCGCGTGCTCGAGCGCCAGGCGGGCGCCGCGCAGGAAACCAGCTTCGGCAACGGCGGGCAGATTTCCGTCTCGCATGCGGAACCGTGGGCCAATCCCGCCACCCTGCGCAAGGTCGTGCGCTGGCTGGGCAAGGACGACGCGCCGCTGCTGTTCCGTCCCCGTCTGGATGCACTGCAATGGCAGTGGGCGCTGCACTACCTGCGCGAATGCCTGCCATCGCGCGTGTCGCGCAACATGCGCCAGATCGTCGCCATGGCCGAGTACAGCCGCCAGAGCCTGCAAGCCTTGCGCCGCGAGACGGGCATCGAATACGACCACCTCGAGCGCGGCATCCTGCACTTCTATACGGATGAACAGGAGTTTGACAAATCGCAAGCGGGCGCCGCGCTGCTGCGTGAACTGGGCTGCCCGCGCAATACGCTCAGCGCCGATGACGTGGTCCGCATCGAACCGGCCCTGGCCCACGCGCGCGGCCAGATCGTGGGCGGCGACTTCACGGCCAGCGACGAGTCCGGCGACGTGCATTTGTTTACCACGGCGCTGGCCGCACGCGCGGCGGCGGCCGGCGTGGATTTCCGGTACGGCACGACGGTGACGCGCCTGCTGGCGGACGGCGAGCGCATCGCGGGCGTGGAATGCATCGATGCGCACGGGCGCCACGGCCTGGAACACGCGGACGCCGTGGTGGTGGCCATGGGCAGTTTTTCCGCGCCCCTGCTGCAGCCGCTGGGCATCCGCCTGATGCTGTATCCGGGCAAGGGCTATTCGGCCACGTATCCGATACTGGATCCCGCCGCGGCGCCCACCGTGTCGCTGACGGACGATGGCCACAAGCTGGTGTTTTCGCGCCTGGGCGAACGCCTGCGCGTGGCGGGCACGTGCGAGCTGAACGGCTATACGCGCGACCTCAATCCCGTGCGCTGCGCCGCCATCACGCGCCGCGTGCAGGCCCTGTTTCCCCATGCCTGCGATTACAGCGACCCCGTCTACTGGGCCGGCCTGCGCCCGCTCACGCCCTCGAACGTGCCGTACATCGGCGCCACGCGCTACCGCCAGCTGTTCCTCAACACGGGTCACGGCACCCTGGGCTGGACCATGGGCTGCGGCGCGGGCAGGGCGCTGGCCGACCTCGTGTCGGGACGGCGGCCCGACGTCGATTTTGCGTTTTGCGGCGTACCCCTCGCGCAGGGGGCCGCGTTCATTCAACTTAGGAGAGCAGCACGATGA
- a CDS encoding YeiH family protein, whose amino-acid sequence MKTNSSAITRVVDKNIPYLSSAVAIWRPRAVLRSWPGVAIALVIALSATFISSNYGGPQLLYALFFGLAFHFLASDPTCKPGIEFCSKVLLRTGVALLGARITFNQIASVGVTPLLIVVGGLVATLGFGYLLAKWLKRPLTEGILSGGSVAICGASAALAISAVLPQTKENEKFTLLTVVGVTTLSTLAMIVYPLLVRLLGFDPTEAGVFIGGTIHDVAQVVGAGYLVSNHTGDVATFVKLTRVACLVPVVLGLSIMFKRKDGKSEVDAPPLVPFFLIGFVWLVITNSLGLIPQEVNGWINNASRACLVIAIAALGVKTSFQSLASLGWRPVIMLVMETVWIAAFVAIAVLLTR is encoded by the coding sequence ATGAAAACCAACTCCTCAGCGATAACACGCGTTGTCGACAAGAACATTCCCTACCTGTCATCCGCCGTCGCCATCTGGCGTCCCCGCGCCGTGCTGCGCAGCTGGCCCGGCGTGGCCATCGCGCTCGTGATCGCGCTGTCGGCCACCTTCATTTCCAGCAATTACGGCGGCCCGCAGCTGCTGTATGCGCTGTTCTTCGGCCTGGCCTTCCACTTCCTGGCATCGGACCCTACCTGCAAGCCCGGCATCGAGTTTTGCAGCAAGGTGCTGCTGCGCACGGGCGTGGCCCTGCTGGGCGCGCGCATCACCTTCAACCAGATCGCTTCCGTAGGCGTGACGCCCTTGCTGATCGTCGTCGGCGGCCTGGTGGCGACGCTGGGTTTCGGCTACCTGCTGGCCAAATGGCTGAAGCGCCCCCTCACGGAAGGCATTCTGTCGGGCGGTTCCGTCGCCATCTGCGGCGCCTCGGCCGCGCTGGCCATCTCGGCCGTGCTGCCGCAAACCAAGGAAAACGAAAAGTTCACCCTGCTGACGGTGGTCGGCGTGACGACCCTGTCGACGCTGGCCATGATCGTTTATCCGCTGCTGGTCAGGCTGCTGGGTTTTGACCCGACCGAGGCGGGCGTGTTTATCGGCGGCACGATCCATGACGTGGCGCAAGTGGTGGGCGCCGGCTATCTGGTCAGCAACCACACGGGCGACGTCGCCACCTTCGTCAAACTGACGCGCGTGGCCTGCCTCGTGCCCGTCGTGCTGGGCCTGTCGATCATGTTCAAGCGCAAGGATGGCAAGAGTGAAGTCGACGCGCCGCCGCTGGTGCCGTTCTTCCTGATCGGTTTTGTCTGGCTCGTCATTACCAACAGCCTGGGCCTGATTCCGCAGGAAGTGAATGGCTGGATCAACAATGCCTCGCGCGCCTGCCTCGTCATCGCCATCGCCGCGCTGGGCGTGAAAACCTCGTTCCAGTCGCTGGCCTCGCTGGGCTGGCGTCCCGTCATCATGCTGGTGATGGAAACGGTGTGGATCGCCGCCTTCGTCGCCATCGCCGTGCTGCTGACGCGCTGA